A window from Rhizosphaericola mali encodes these proteins:
- a CDS encoding DUF4907 domain-containing protein codes for MKKLFIFLFPIAICIGCKEKTKTSPSHEGEVFVKVRSVKVPNGWGYEVVSDTNVFIKQYFIPSISGQRPFKTEDDALKTGQLVVEKLKENKLPSLDSMDLVRLGVLEK; via the coding sequence TTGAAAAAGTTATTCATATTTTTATTTCCAATTGCGATATGCATTGGATGTAAAGAAAAAACAAAAACTTCTCCCTCTCATGAAGGAGAAGTTTTTGTTAAGGTTAGATCCGTCAAAGTGCCTAACGGTTGGGGCTATGAAGTTGTAAGCGATACGAATGTTTTTATTAAACAATATTTCATTCCCTCTATTTCAGGTCAACGTCCATTTAAAACTGAAGATGACGCACTAAAAACAGGACAATTGGTTGTGGAAAAATTGAAAGAAAACAAATTACCTAGTTTGGATTCTATGGATTTAGTTAGGCTTGGTGTCTTGGAAAAATAA
- a CDS encoding Kelch repeat-containing protein, producing the protein MSKRIFSAFAVASLFLALASCNKSSSTYGSETEGNWIKKTSISGPVRAYAVSFVIGNYAYVGTGKGSAANNLRLSDFWKLDISANGGLGSWTQVADMKDQGRYMAAAFAIGGVGYIGTGYNDSTGVYNNTFYGYDTATNLWTRKADFIGGARGEAIGFALNGKGYMGTGRDLYQLYSDIYEYDPSSDSWTQSVNYPGDKRYGAVAFTSNDTAAFVVTGMSGAGTDSYDMYRFNGSDWSAKRLIRNANSDETFDDDYTDIARDHAVAFVIGEYAYLTVGQINGSATLKTWAYHITQDQWERRTPYQRVSRIGAVGFTVQGIGLVGTGLNGSSNILDNFSQFDPNESYDSNDDVN; encoded by the coding sequence ATGAGTAAACGTATCTTTTCTGCTTTCGCTGTTGCAAGTCTATTCTTAGCACTTGCATCATGTAACAAATCTTCTTCAACTTATGGTAGTGAGACAGAAGGAAACTGGATTAAAAAAACTAGTATTAGTGGTCCAGTAAGAGCATATGCAGTTTCTTTTGTAATAGGTAATTATGCCTATGTTGGAACTGGTAAAGGATCGGCAGCTAATAATTTGCGCTTATCTGATTTTTGGAAATTGGATATCTCTGCAAATGGCGGTTTAGGATCTTGGACGCAGGTTGCTGATATGAAAGATCAAGGTAGATATATGGCAGCTGCTTTTGCAATCGGAGGTGTTGGATATATTGGTACTGGATATAATGATTCTACAGGAGTTTATAACAATACATTTTATGGTTATGACACAGCTACGAACCTCTGGACAAGAAAGGCTGATTTTATAGGTGGTGCAAGAGGGGAAGCTATTGGCTTTGCTTTAAATGGCAAAGGTTATATGGGAACGGGTAGAGATTTATATCAATTGTACAGTGATATATACGAATATGATCCATCTTCAGATTCTTGGACTCAATCAGTAAATTACCCTGGAGATAAAAGATATGGTGCTGTTGCTTTCACAAGCAATGACACTGCAGCATTCGTTGTTACTGGTATGTCTGGAGCAGGAACAGACTCATATGATATGTATAGATTTAATGGTTCAGATTGGTCTGCAAAAAGATTAATTCGTAATGCAAATTCTGATGAAACATTTGATGATGACTATACTGATATTGCTCGAGATCATGCAGTAGCATTTGTTATTGGAGAATACGCATATCTTACAGTTGGTCAAATAAACGGTAGTGCAACTTTAAAAACTTGGGCTTATCATATTACTCAAGACCAATGGGAAAGAAGAACTCCATATCAGAGAGTTTCAAGAATTGGGGCCGTTGGATTCACTGTCCAAGGTATAGGTTTAGTCGGAACAGGATTGAATGGTTCTAGTAATATTTTGGATAATTTTAGTCAATTCGATCCAAATGAAAGTTATGATAGCAATGATGATGTTAACTAA
- a CDS encoding DUF4270 family protein, with protein MNKLRKRFFYFAVAFCAIAVVALSCNKANIDFGSQWLDNDYTKVIYVDTFSANISTVYLDSFSTSGTGYGVAGVYKDPQFGTVNASCFAQFEPPTYSSSAIDTYRYATFDSLTLLLKMKGGNYGDTTKNLTLSVNQLSQNIQLFNNQTSFYNTTSFPFNTSVLGTKTFSLKIGSPLTGDTLSIRLSDALGNEFLSMLKSGSSNIQSATQFVNYFKGLRISGSGTDGFMINFSDSIAMRLYYHSPGQTINQQTYTTFDLYNSSYQFNNITVDRSGTLLGNQNFSHNNNSIPSALTDSLTYLQPITSSLVKIQFPTIRRLLQSPNYLQVSRATLTFQPQFGTNLPFYALPPSLYLYTTDYANGLGTALTYSSSVQTGSLYLDPTTGYNTYTYDLTTYIQGTELASENLNQRGLLICPPTTNFKTTFNRMVIPDLNGQTGKIQLQVYYIAAK; from the coding sequence ATGAATAAGTTGAGAAAACGTTTTTTTTACTTTGCAGTGGCATTTTGCGCTATTGCTGTGGTCGCTCTTTCGTGTAATAAAGCCAATATTGATTTTGGTAGTCAGTGGCTAGATAATGATTATACTAAAGTGATATATGTCGATACTTTTAGTGCCAATATATCAACGGTGTATTTGGATTCGTTCAGTACTTCTGGTACCGGATATGGCGTTGCTGGCGTATATAAAGACCCACAATTTGGAACCGTAAATGCTTCTTGTTTTGCACAGTTTGAGCCGCCTACGTATTCTTCCTCTGCAATTGACACATATCGTTATGCAACGTTTGACTCTCTGACATTATTATTGAAAATGAAGGGCGGAAATTATGGCGATACTACTAAGAATCTCACATTGAGTGTTAATCAATTGAGTCAAAATATTCAATTATTTAACAATCAGACTTCTTTCTATAATACTACGAGTTTTCCCTTTAATACTTCTGTTTTGGGAACAAAAACCTTTTCACTAAAAATAGGTTCTCCACTAACTGGAGATACATTGTCCATCCGGTTGAGTGATGCCTTAGGAAACGAATTTCTTAGTATGCTAAAATCTGGAAGTTCAAACATTCAAAGTGCTACACAATTTGTAAATTACTTTAAAGGGCTACGTATTTCAGGATCAGGTACCGATGGATTTATGATTAATTTTTCTGATAGTATTGCAATGAGACTTTATTATCACTCACCCGGTCAGACGATAAATCAACAGACATATACAACATTTGATCTTTACAACAGTTCTTATCAGTTTAATAATATTACAGTTGATAGATCTGGAACCTTATTGGGGAATCAAAATTTTAGCCACAATAATAATAGTATTCCTTCTGCATTAACAGATAGTTTAACATATTTGCAACCAATTACAAGTTCATTAGTTAAAATTCAATTTCCAACAATTCGTCGTTTGTTGCAATCACCCAATTACTTGCAAGTATCCAGAGCAACACTGACGTTTCAGCCGCAATTTGGAACAAATCTTCCATTTTATGCATTACCACCAAGTTTATATTTATATACAACAGATTATGCAAATGGTCTAGGTACCGCCCTAACTTATAGTTCTAGTGTGCAGACCGGTAGCTTGTATCTCGATCCTACAACTGGTTATAATACTTATACATACGATTTAACAACTTACATTCAAGGTACGGAATTAGCGTCCGAAAATTTGAATCAAAGAGGATTATTAATTTGTCCTCCTACGACTAATTTTAAAACCACATTTAATAGGATGGTAATACCTGATCTGAATGGTCAAACAGGAAAAATTCAATTACAAGTTTATTACATCGCTGCGAAATAA
- a CDS encoding DUF4197 domain-containing protein yields the protein MKKLILPLCLCFTIASCDSVNKLQSSIPGISTSGTITQSDAQTGIQQTLLNGILAGVTNLNKTNGFFGDQAYKIFLPQDAQNVVSTLKSIGLGSAVDKAVLQINRSAEDAVGFAKPIFVNAVKQMTVTDALKLVKGGNNSITNYFKDKTTNQLITAFKPSINTSLQKTDATKYYDQIANTYNKIPLIKNKINPDLTDYVAQKTVEALFDQIGKEELNIRENPVARTTDILKKVFGQKS from the coding sequence ATGAAAAAACTCATTTTACCACTCTGCTTATGTTTCACAATTGCCTCTTGCGATTCTGTCAATAAATTACAAAGCAGTATTCCTGGCATCAGTACTAGCGGCACAATTACCCAAAGCGATGCGCAAACTGGCATACAGCAAACACTTTTAAATGGGATACTTGCAGGAGTTACCAATCTAAACAAAACCAACGGCTTTTTTGGAGATCAAGCGTACAAAATATTTTTACCTCAAGATGCTCAAAATGTTGTTTCTACTCTAAAATCAATTGGTTTGGGTAGTGCAGTGGATAAAGCTGTCTTGCAAATAAATCGCTCTGCTGAAGATGCAGTTGGATTTGCCAAACCTATTTTTGTCAATGCGGTGAAGCAAATGACGGTAACAGATGCTTTGAAATTGGTCAAAGGTGGCAACAATTCCATTACTAATTATTTCAAAGACAAAACTACGAATCAATTAATCACAGCCTTCAAGCCTTCTATTAATACGTCTTTACAAAAAACAGATGCAACGAAATATTATGACCAAATAGCCAATACCTATAATAAAATTCCTTTGATAAAAAACAAAATCAATCCTGATCTAACTGATTATGTTGCTCAGAAAACTGTTGAAGCTTTGTTTGACCAAATTGGAAAAGAAGAATTGAACATTCGAGAGAATCCCGTCGCAAGGACTACGGATATTTTGAAAAAAGTATTCGGACAAAAAAGTTAA
- the trxB gene encoding thioredoxin-disulfide reductase yields MSENKVEKVKCLIIGSGPAGYTAAIYAARANMHPVVYQGLQPGGQLTITTEVENFPGYPEGAMGPDIMVDLEKQAQKMGADIRYGIATKVDFSGPIHKVEIDEEKWIEAESVIISTGATAKWLGLESEQRLNGYGVSACAVCDGFFFKNQEVAIVGAGDTACEDALYLSKLATTVHMIVRKGENGMKASKIMQDRVKNTPNIKIYWNSETLEVVGKDKTEAVKIKNTETGAETEIPVNAFFVAIGHTPNSQIFKDILDMDETGYINTIPGSSKTNVAGVFAAGDVQDKTYRQAITAAASGCMAALDAERYLTEIGA; encoded by the coding sequence ATGAGTGAAAATAAGGTAGAAAAAGTAAAATGTTTGATTATAGGTTCTGGTCCTGCAGGTTATACTGCGGCTATTTATGCGGCTAGAGCTAATATGCATCCAGTGGTTTACCAAGGATTGCAACCTGGTGGTCAATTGACCATTACGACAGAAGTAGAAAATTTCCCTGGCTACCCAGAAGGCGCTATGGGACCTGATATTATGGTGGATTTGGAAAAACAAGCGCAAAAAATGGGTGCAGATATTCGTTATGGTATCGCAACCAAAGTTGATTTTTCTGGTCCTATACACAAAGTTGAAATCGATGAAGAAAAATGGATCGAAGCTGAGTCTGTCATCATTTCTACAGGTGCTACCGCTAAATGGTTGGGATTGGAAAGCGAACAACGTTTAAATGGTTATGGCGTAAGTGCCTGTGCCGTTTGTGATGGCTTTTTCTTTAAAAATCAAGAAGTTGCGATCGTTGGTGCAGGGGATACGGCGTGTGAAGATGCTTTATATTTATCCAAATTAGCTACTACGGTACATATGATCGTACGTAAGGGCGAAAATGGAATGAAGGCAAGTAAAATCATGCAAGATCGTGTGAAGAATACGCCAAATATCAAAATCTATTGGAATTCTGAAACTTTGGAAGTCGTTGGAAAGGATAAAACAGAAGCTGTAAAAATAAAAAATACAGAAACGGGTGCAGAAACTGAAATACCTGTTAACGCATTTTTCGTAGCGATCGGTCATACGCCTAATAGTCAAATATTCAAAGATATTCTTGATATGGATGAAACAGGATATATCAATACAATTCCTGGATCCTCTAAAACCAATGTTGCAGGTGTATTTGCGGCAGGTGATGTACAAGATAAAACCTATCGTCAAGCAATTACAGCGGCCGCGAGTGGTTGTATGGCAGCTTTGGATGCGGAAAGATATTTGACCGAAATCGGTGCATAG
- a CDS encoding dihydroneopterin aldolase, which yields MLKIELKNLLFRANHGLYEAEKRLGGSFEVDLWLTYSPKMMPVTDINDTIDYSAVFDVVKERMNQPEELLETLVTKLAFEILEKFALANEVYVRVNKIHPPIPVFSGSAGVSYQVRRDEL from the coding sequence ATGTTGAAAATAGAATTAAAAAATTTATTATTCAGAGCTAACCACGGATTATATGAAGCTGAAAAGCGATTAGGCGGTTCTTTTGAGGTGGATTTGTGGTTGACGTATTCGCCCAAAATGATGCCCGTAACAGATATTAATGACACCATTGATTATTCTGCAGTATTTGACGTAGTCAAAGAAAGAATGAATCAACCTGAAGAACTATTGGAAACGTTGGTAACCAAATTGGCATTTGAAATTTTAGAAAAATTTGCTTTGGCAAATGAAGTATATGTTCGTGTGAATAAAATTCATCCACCGATTCCTGTTTTTTCAGGAAGCGCAGGTGTGAGTTATCAGGTGAGAAGAGATGAATTGTGA
- a CDS encoding queuosine precursor transporter, with protein MTNYLKDKSSKLFLAFSAFFVANALIAECIGGKIFSLEKLFGFQPANLTIFGHSGLSFNLTCGVVLWPLEFILTDIINEFYGTKAVKRISYTTISLISYAFLMFFISMKLPAADFWIGTNKDKGVDNMQNAFSAIFGQGLWIIIGSLVAFLFSQLTDVFVFHKIKKITGDKWIWLRATGSTLVSQLIDSYIVLIIAFKIGNNWSWTQVIAIGVVNYIYKAVVALLLTPVIMLLEKRIVKYLGKDVAEKMKKNAMGEPEELNIPTAG; from the coding sequence ATGACCAATTATTTAAAAGATAAATCGAGTAAATTATTTCTCGCCTTTTCTGCTTTTTTTGTGGCGAATGCATTAATTGCAGAATGTATTGGTGGCAAAATATTCTCTTTGGAAAAATTATTTGGTTTTCAACCCGCCAATCTCACGATTTTCGGGCATAGCGGCTTGTCTTTCAATCTGACTTGTGGTGTGGTTTTGTGGCCATTAGAATTTATATTGACCGATATCATCAACGAATTTTACGGTACAAAAGCAGTAAAACGAATTAGTTACACAACCATTTCCTTGATTTCTTATGCATTTTTAATGTTTTTCATTTCCATGAAATTGCCTGCTGCTGATTTTTGGATTGGGACAAATAAAGACAAAGGTGTTGACAATATGCAAAATGCCTTCAGCGCCATATTTGGACAAGGACTATGGATCATTATTGGTAGTTTGGTTGCCTTCCTATTTAGCCAATTAACTGATGTATTTGTTTTTCATAAAATCAAAAAAATCACTGGGGATAAATGGATTTGGTTACGGGCGACGGGCTCTACTTTAGTTTCACAACTAATTGATAGTTATATCGTTTTGATTATAGCATTTAAAATTGGAAACAATTGGAGTTGGACGCAAGTCATCGCTATTGGTGTAGTAAATTATATTTACAAAGCTGTGGTTGCTCTACTATTAACGCCCGTAATCATGCTTTTAGAAAAAAGAATTGTAAAATATCTAGGGAAAGATGTCGCAGAAAAAATGAAGAAAAATGCCATGGGCGAACCAGAAGAATTGAATATCCCTACAGCGGGATGA
- a CDS encoding YfhO family protein: MKNFSWKKIVPHVIAIVVFLVVALIYCRPAMEGQVLQQTDVIHWRGMAQDAISYKEQHGHLPLWNTHLFSGMPNYQVDQESTSYLPDFTSWISLGLPKPISFFFVACVSFYILSLAFGLDVIIAILASLAFAYATYDPVIIIAGHESKMNALAYAPGLFAGIYMIYKKKYLLGLVITMIFSTLEITAGHYQITYYMFLIVGIMTLYYIYVWVKNKEFKHLVLALVLAGFGTAVGLGNIAKSLMTTAEYAKYTMRGGKTVTTTENGKSETTKTSGLDLDYAFSYSLGKGEGLVLMMPNAYGGSSIETFDEDSHLASALSDLGANPQIASQVPKYWGGINPSTAGPPYSGALICFLAVIGLAVLNKESDKWWMFASIIFGLILSFGSYLPGINGLLFKVLPMYNKFRAPSMALVIPQFVLPLMAGVTLQKIFYAVGEQEYLNKNFKKILYAAGGLFAIALLVYVFNDFTSPMDEQLKSAFGGADKASPLINGIIKDRKGMFASGLGHALLFGLIALGGIFLYVRKIAKPAVIIAVFLVINMIDLLRIDSKYLNSENFVENSDLQSQAFSATPAEQQVLLDKSPHYRVLNLVGGNPFNDAVTSYYFRSIGGYHPAKLRIYQDVIENQFSKPSGGLNMAVLNMLDTKYILTQDQQAAANPQQQGGQGVVQQNPEALGAAWFVKNIQYVNSSADALNALGTFDPKTTAIIENSNKANAASPNYDSTATIQLDKYDNDTIRYTTNAKSNQFAVMSEVYYPAGWNAYIDGKETNYVSANYVLRGINVPAGKHTVEFKFEPKSAIVGQKVIYASNAIFYIVLVLSIVGLVKKRKSEVA; this comes from the coding sequence ATGAAAAATTTTTCTTGGAAGAAAATTGTGCCACATGTCATTGCTATTGTAGTGTTTTTGGTCGTAGCACTGATTTATTGCCGTCCTGCGATGGAAGGTCAGGTCTTACAACAGACGGATGTGATTCACTGGAGAGGTATGGCGCAAGATGCCATAAGTTATAAGGAACAACATGGTCATTTACCCTTGTGGAATACGCACCTATTTAGTGGTATGCCTAACTATCAAGTAGATCAAGAGAGTACTTCTTATCTTCCGGACTTTACAAGTTGGATAAGTTTGGGATTACCGAAACCGATCAGTTTCTTTTTCGTGGCGTGCGTTAGTTTTTATATATTGTCTTTAGCTTTTGGCTTGGATGTGATTATTGCAATTTTAGCAAGTTTAGCATTTGCGTATGCGACTTATGATCCCGTAATTATTATCGCTGGGCATGAGTCCAAGATGAATGCTTTAGCTTATGCGCCTGGTTTGTTTGCGGGTATTTATATGATTTATAAAAAGAAATACTTGCTGGGACTGGTCATTACGATGATATTTTCTACGTTGGAGATTACCGCTGGACACTATCAGATAACCTACTACATGTTCTTAATTGTAGGTATAATGACTTTATATTATATCTATGTTTGGGTAAAAAATAAAGAATTTAAACATCTTGTTTTAGCGCTTGTATTAGCGGGTTTTGGTACGGCTGTAGGTTTAGGTAATATTGCCAAAAGCTTGATGACCACTGCTGAGTATGCAAAATATACAATGCGTGGAGGTAAAACTGTGACTACAACGGAAAATGGTAAAAGTGAAACCACCAAGACTTCCGGATTGGATTTGGATTATGCATTTTCTTATAGTTTAGGTAAAGGAGAAGGTTTGGTTTTAATGATGCCCAATGCTTATGGTGGTAGCTCCATAGAAACTTTTGATGAAGATTCTCATTTGGCATCTGCCTTAAGTGATCTTGGTGCCAATCCGCAGATAGCGAGTCAAGTACCTAAATATTGGGGTGGAATCAATCCCTCCACTGCAGGACCTCCGTACTCTGGTGCATTGATTTGTTTCTTAGCCGTAATAGGTTTGGCGGTTTTGAATAAAGAATCTGATAAATGGTGGATGTTTGCTTCAATCATTTTCGGATTGATATTGTCATTTGGTAGTTATTTACCTGGGATTAATGGACTTTTATTCAAAGTCCTTCCGATGTATAACAAATTTAGAGCTCCTTCTATGGCATTGGTAATTCCACAATTTGTATTGCCGTTAATGGCTGGCGTGACTTTGCAAAAAATATTTTACGCTGTAGGCGAACAGGAATATTTGAATAAAAATTTCAAAAAAATATTATACGCAGCGGGTGGTTTATTTGCGATAGCGTTATTGGTTTATGTATTTAATGATTTTACAAGTCCAATGGATGAGCAATTGAAATCTGCATTTGGTGGAGCAGACAAAGCAAGTCCATTGATCAATGGCATTATCAAAGATCGTAAAGGAATGTTTGCAAGTGGATTGGGACATGCTTTATTATTTGGACTAATTGCTTTAGGAGGTATTTTCTTATACGTTAGAAAAATAGCGAAACCAGCGGTAATTATTGCTGTATTTTTAGTGATCAATATGATTGACTTATTACGTATAGATAGCAAATATTTGAATAGTGAAAATTTTGTGGAAAATAGTGATTTGCAAAGTCAAGCGTTCTCTGCAACTCCAGCAGAGCAACAGGTACTTTTGGATAAATCTCCACACTATAGAGTTTTGAATTTGGTTGGTGGTAATCCATTTAATGATGCTGTTACTTCTTATTATTTTAGATCCATTGGCGGTTATCATCCTGCGAAATTGCGTATCTATCAAGACGTTATTGAAAATCAATTTTCCAAACCAAGTGGTGGTTTGAACATGGCGGTTTTGAATATGTTGGATACTAAATATATCTTAACGCAAGATCAGCAGGCTGCTGCAAATCCACAACAACAAGGTGGTCAAGGTGTTGTACAACAAAATCCAGAAGCACTTGGCGCTGCTTGGTTTGTGAAGAATATTCAATATGTAAATTCTTCTGCAGATGCCTTGAATGCATTAGGAACGTTTGATCCTAAAACCACAGCGATTATTGAAAATAGTAATAAAGCAAATGCAGCAAGCCCCAACTATGATAGTACGGCGACGATACAATTGGATAAATATGATAACGACACGATTCGCTATACTACAAATGCAAAATCCAATCAGTTTGCCGTTATGAGTGAAGTTTATTATCCAGCTGGATGGAACGCTTATATAGATGGAAAGGAAACCAATTATGTAAGTGCCAACTATGTATTGCGCGGTATCAATGTTCCTGCTGGTAAGCATACTGTTGAGTTCAAATTTGAACCAAAATCTGCCATCGTAGGACAAAAAGTGATCTACGCTTCCAATGCTATTTTCTACATAGTTTTAGTTTTGAGTATTGTCGGTTTAGTTAAAAAAAGAAAATCAGAAGTCGCTTAA
- a CDS encoding glycosyltransferase family 4 protein produces MDDVQIKILSIAPYRFIPARFGGHKAIAFLYKYLSLITSFQAVTVVSQYEKTDLVQYSTFPILSDSVLRYANIFSIRKIGKIIKSEKITHIMTEHPYLGWMLYLIRIFYSKKIIVRSHNIEALRFKSIGKFWWKILYLYEAWVYKMADLVVFITPEDRNFAIQNFGVKPEKSSVITYGMDLPSNYSNEWKTAAHSNILAENQLSSSTRILLFNGDFGYKPNLDALILLVEDVLPKLNQTIIDFKLVVCGKSIPETITTNTEKNIIVKGFVDDIQMYFGGANVFINPIFDGGGIKTKLVEALSFNTPAVSFVSGAIGIPTNVIGRNLQVVEDRNVDAMVLAIQQQLILTPNLPSSFFTYFSWKNIAQSMLNDIRKIG; encoded by the coding sequence ATGGATGATGTTCAGATAAAAATACTTTCTATAGCTCCCTATCGCTTTATTCCTGCCAGATTTGGTGGACATAAAGCGATAGCTTTTTTGTATAAATATCTGTCTCTGATAACGAGTTTTCAAGCGGTAACAGTTGTTAGCCAATATGAAAAAACGGACTTAGTGCAATATTCAACTTTTCCCATTTTGAGTGATAGCGTATTGCGTTATGCTAATATTTTTTCAATTCGTAAAATTGGTAAAATTATAAAATCTGAGAAGATTACGCATATTATGACAGAGCATCCATATCTGGGTTGGATGTTGTATTTGATTCGAATATTTTATAGTAAAAAAATTATAGTTCGTTCGCATAATATAGAAGCGTTACGTTTCAAATCTATAGGGAAATTTTGGTGGAAGATTCTGTATTTATATGAAGCATGGGTGTATAAAATGGCGGATTTGGTCGTCTTTATAACGCCTGAAGATCGCAATTTTGCTATTCAAAATTTTGGAGTAAAACCAGAAAAATCGAGCGTTATTACTTACGGAATGGACCTTCCTTCCAATTATTCCAATGAATGGAAAACTGCTGCACATTCCAATATTTTGGCGGAAAATCAACTAAGTTCCTCCACGAGAATTTTACTTTTTAATGGTGATTTTGGATACAAACCCAACTTGGATGCTTTGATATTATTGGTGGAGGATGTTTTACCTAAATTAAATCAAACAATCATTGATTTTAAATTGGTTGTTTGCGGTAAATCAATACCTGAAACTATTACAACAAATACAGAAAAAAATATTATAGTAAAAGGTTTTGTTGACGATATTCAAATGTATTTTGGAGGAGCCAATGTATTCATCAATCCGATATTTGATGGTGGTGGTATTAAGACGAAATTAGTAGAAGCATTGTCATTTAACACACCGGCAGTCTCCTTTGTTAGCGGCGCTATTGGTATTCCTACAAACGTGATTGGTAGAAATTTACAAGTGGTAGAGGATCGTAATGTCGACGCGATGGTGCTAGCAATACAACAACAATTAATACTCACGCCAAATTTACCATCTTCATTTTTTACCTATTTTTCTTGGAAAAATATCGCTCAGAGCATGCTCAATGATATTCGTAAAATAGGTTAA
- the xseA gene encoding exodeoxyribonuclease VII large subunit — translation MAETIGDRKIFSLLDVNKSIRKTLVERYSSSFWVTAEMNKLNHYTHSGHAYPELVEKQDSKVVALMNAHLWKADYERINQKFLHVLQEPLKNGIKILFLASINYDPVYGMSLWIKDIDPSYSLGELEKEKKETMDRLVSEGLFDLNKQLPMPLLPKRIAVISVETSKGFADFLKVLNNNPFNYNFFHFLFPALLQGDRSVPSIIRALKEIYKVKEHFDIVAIIRGGGGDVGLSSYNNYKLSSAIARFPIPIITGIGHSTNETVSEIVSYKNAITPTELADWLIQIFHNFSVPLADYEKTIVTQASQLLKDYKSELSEYIRLFHSITKSSLTISENNIQINKEKLAILSQNIWKTVKNELNSVGKNYVFNAKKSLQTTQIYLKTASLNFTKVSSKLVQEETKKILIEEGKVKLLNPENVLKRGFTMTYLNEGNTLDVSHIKDGDTIVTQTNFGKIESIVNKINVKNGK, via the coding sequence ATGGCAGAAACGATTGGAGATAGAAAGATTTTTTCCCTATTAGATGTCAATAAAAGCATCCGAAAAACACTGGTAGAACGTTATAGTTCTAGCTTTTGGGTGACTGCTGAGATGAATAAACTCAATCATTATACACACTCTGGACATGCATATCCTGAGTTGGTTGAAAAGCAAGATAGTAAAGTCGTCGCCTTGATGAATGCGCATCTTTGGAAGGCAGACTATGAAAGAATCAATCAAAAATTCCTCCATGTATTGCAAGAACCTTTAAAAAATGGTATCAAAATATTGTTTCTTGCATCGATCAATTATGATCCAGTGTATGGGATGAGTCTTTGGATCAAAGATATTGATCCGTCCTATTCACTAGGTGAGTTAGAAAAGGAAAAAAAAGAAACGATGGATAGGTTGGTGAGTGAAGGATTGTTTGATCTCAATAAGCAATTACCAATGCCACTTTTACCGAAGCGTATAGCAGTGATTAGTGTAGAGACAAGTAAAGGGTTTGCTGATTTTTTGAAAGTTTTAAATAATAATCCATTTAACTATAATTTTTTCCATTTTTTGTTTCCTGCCTTGTTGCAAGGTGATCGTTCAGTGCCTTCTATAATAAGGGCTTTGAAGGAAATTTATAAAGTTAAGGAGCATTTTGATATTGTAGCAATTATTCGTGGTGGTGGAGGAGATGTGGGGCTTTCTTCCTATAATAATTATAAATTGTCGTCTGCTATCGCACGTTTTCCAATACCAATTATAACGGGTATTGGTCACTCAACCAATGAAACTGTTTCTGAAATTGTATCCTATAAAAATGCGATTACACCGACAGAGTTAGCAGATTGGCTTATTCAAATATTTCACAATTTTTCTGTTCCTCTAGCAGACTATGAAAAAACTATAGTGACTCAAGCATCACAACTATTGAAAGATTATAAAAGCGAATTGTCTGAATACATAAGATTATTTCATTCTATTACAAAAAGCAGTTTGACTATTTCAGAAAATAATATTCAAATAAATAAGGAAAAACTCGCTATTTTGTCTCAAAATATCTGGAAGACCGTCAAGAATGAATTAAATAGTGTAGGGAAAAATTATGTTTTTAATGCAAAAAAGTCTTTGCAAACTACACAGATTTATTTGAAAACGGCGTCTTTGAATTTCACTAAAGTTAGTAGTAAGTTGGTGCAAGAAGAAACTAAAAAAATACTCATTGAAGAAGGAAAAGTAAAACTATTAAATCCCGAGAATGTATTAAAAAGAGGATTTACGATGACATACTTAAATGAAGGAAATACTTTGGATGTTTCTCATATTAAGGATGGCGATACGATTGTAACTCAAACTAATTTTGGGAAAATTGAATCTATTGTAAATAAAATAAATGTAAAAAATGGAAAATGA